One part of the Palaemon carinicauda isolate YSFRI2023 chromosome 23, ASM3689809v2, whole genome shotgun sequence genome encodes these proteins:
- the LOC137617683 gene encoding uncharacterized protein: MPPKWTISSSLHRGSSNWVSSSEVTSRHSPHSRSSKPKMHITALIIMLLLSGSISQDVGLNPQDLLKKLRQSCDSHTGNCAHEDKDFLASEDPGHTATEEEREEVLAQARDSGCQPFTHACVPYYQCIDGVINTSGTGLIDVRTRPLRECTDPQNPSIPGLCCRIPGATAPRPCPSGQFCVERRQCNADGTLNTDGTGIINPRVNTRFQTCQLNTNPDESGVCCKPAPHDRCPNNEVCVLEYECSGANEPDKCFIDKSNYVLGVCCYRPNTDACPDDTVCIPESDCIGEIWDRSRNFAPYRPNGDWYPCIGRDGNSRGVCCRRADACPEDSVCTAESDCRGEIWDRARNFAPYRPNGDWYPCIGRNGNRGVCCRRPDACPEDSVCTAESDCRGEIWDRARNFAPYRPNGDWYPCIGRSGNRGVCCRRADACPEDSECVPESECRGEIWDRARNFSPYRQNGEWYSCTTNGQRRGVCCRAANTCPEDSICIPESECRGEVWDRSRKFAPYRPNGDWYPCTSRDGNTRRVCCRISEIKDPKYLPARECGIRNYRRDQRSHNNLGKGSALFGEFPWQAILFFKNYTYKCGASIIGDRWLITGAHCVNGYTYRDFKIRLGEYQVDVYDEPLPYQDVDIGNINAHPNFNADNLRNDIAVIELEAPIQFQYHINTICLPAYRQVLSPGSICIASGWGKDAFAGNYQAILKIVELPFVEHGECEELLRKTRLGRFFKLHDSFMCAGGEENKDVCTGDGGGPLACKDSVSGKYYLQGITSWGIDCGQKDVPGVYADVRFFSEWIDNIINR, encoded by the exons ATGCATATCACGGCGTTGATAATTATGCTTTTATTAAGTGGGAGCATATCTCAAGATGTCGGTCTCAACCCACAAGACTTGCTCAAGAAATTGCGCCAATCCTGCGACTCCCATACAGGGAACTGCGCACACGAGGACAAAGATTTCTTGGCTTCAGAAGACCCAGGCCACACCGCAACTGAAGAAGAACGTGAGGAAGTACTTGCACAGGCAAGAGATTCAGGTTGTCAACCATTCACCCACGCCTGTGTACCCTACTACCAGTGCATTGATGGAGTAATAAATACCTCTGGTACTGGTTTAATTGATGTTAGGACTAGGCCTCTTAGA GAGTGTACGGATCCACAAAATCCTAGTATACCTGGTTTATGTTGCCGAATACCAGGTGCCACTGCACCTCGACCTTGTCCATCAGGACAATTTTGTGTAGAACGTAGACAGTGTAATGCTGACGGTACATTGAACACAGATGGCACTGGGATAATTAATCCACGGGTTAATACA AGGTTCCAGAcatgtcaattaaatacaaatccCGATGAGAGTGGAGTTTGCTGTAAACCTGCGCCCCATGACAGGTGTCCTAATAATGAAGTCTGTGTACTGGAATATGAATGCAGTGGTGCAAATGAACCTGAC aaatGCTTCATAGACAAGAGCAACTATGTGTTGGGAGTCTGCTGTTATCGTCCCAACACAGACGCATGTCCAGACGACACTGTGTGCATTCCAGAATCTGACTGCATAGGTGAAATTTGGGACAGATCCCGGAACTTTGCACCGTATCGACCTAATGGTGATTGGTATCCATGCATTGGTAGAGATGGTAACAGTAGAGGTGTCTGCTGCCGCAGAGCAGACGCTTGTCCAGAGGATTCGGTGTGCACTGCAGAATCTGACTGCAGAGGAGAAATTTGGGACAGAGCTAGGAACTTTGCACCATATCGACCAAACGGAGATTGGTACCCGTGTATTGGTAGAAATGGCAATAGGGGCGTCTGCTGCCGCAGGCCAGATGCTTGTCCAGAGGATTCGGTGTGCACTGCAGAATCTGACTGCAGAGGAGAAATTTGGGACAGAGCCAGAAACTTTGCACCATATCGACCAAACGGAGACTGGTACCCATGCATTGGTAGAAGTGGCAATAGGGGCGTCTGCTGCCGCAGGGCAGATGCTTGTCCCGAGGATTCGGAGTGCGTTCCAGAATCTGAATGTAGAGGAGAAATTTGGGACAGAGCCAGGAACTTCTCGCCGTACAGACAGAATGGTGAATGGTACTCTTGCACAACTAATGGCCAACGTAGGGGTGTCTGCTGCCGTGCGGCAAATACATGTCCCGAGGACTCTATATGCATCCCCGAATCTGAATGTAGAGGTGAAGTTTGGGACAGATCCCGAAAATTTGCACCATATAGACCAAACGGAGACTGGTATCCTTGTACAAGTAGAGATGGCAATACAAGGAGAGTCTGCTGTCGTATATCTGAGATAAAAGACCCAAAGTATTTGCCAGCTAGAGAATGTGGCATCAGGAACTACAGGAGAGATCAAAGATCACATAATAACCTAGGGAAAGGCTCTGCATTGTTTGGAGAGTTTCCCTGGCAAGCAATTTTGTTCTTCAAAAATTACACCTACAAGTGTGGGGCTTCTATAATTGGTGATAGATGGTTAATTACAGGTGCTCACTGTGTTAATGGATATACTTATAGAGACTTCAAGATACGGCTGGGAGAATATCAAGTAGATGTTTATGATGAACCACTTCCATACCAAGATGTTGACATAGGCAATATCAATGCCCATCCAAATTTCAATGCAGACAATTTACGAAACGACATTGCAGTTATTGAACTTGAAGCTCCAATCCAATTTCAATACCATATTAACACCATATGCTTGCCAGCTTACCGGCAGGTGCTAAGTCCAGGATCAATATGCATTGCTTCAGGATGGGGAAAGGATGCCTTCGCAGGAAACTACCAAGCCATTCTCAAAATAGTGGAGCTGCCATTCGTAGAGCACGGAGAGTGCGAAGAGCTGCTGAGGAAGACTCGTCTGGGGAGATTTTTTAAATTGCACGATTCTTTCATGTGTGCTGGAGGAGAAGAGAACAAGGATGTTTGTACAGGAGATGGAGGTGGACCCCTAGCATGCAAAGATTCCGTATCTGGTAAATACTATCTCCAAGGAATAACCTCCTGGGGTATTGACTGTGGGCAAAAGGATGTTCCAGGAGTGTATGCTGATGTTAGATTCTTCTCTGAATGGATTGATAATATAATTAACAGATAA